The following is a genomic window from Streptomyces lincolnensis.
TCTTCTCGACCCGCCAGCCCTTGTCGAACTTCTGGGTCCACCTGACCTTGCCGGTCGTGGGGTCGAGTTCCTGCACCTCGTCGTGCTCGGTGTCCTGGCCGGCGTCGCAGGAGGCCACCGAGATCAGCCGGGCGCCGCCCGCGAACGAGCTGGGGAAGCAGGCGTCGCCGTAGCGCTTCTTGTCGAACAGCTTCTTGCCGGTGCGGGCGTCGTACGCCGTGCCGGACTGCGAGCGGCCCACCATCAGCGTGTTGCCGCTGAGGGTGAGGGAGACCTGGATCGCGCTGTCGAAGGCGGCGCCGTCGGTGACCTCGCCGCTCCAGCCCTTCGCACCGGTGTTGAGATCGACCTGCTGGAGCAGGTTGCACTTGGCGCGGTCGGTGGTGCCGTTCTTGTACGCCACGACGATGGTGTCGTCGGAGGTCTTCTGCGGGGTGACCGCGCAGATCTCGGCGGGGAAGGTGATCGGGGCCCAGGTCGGCCTGCCGTCACCGACGTTGTACGCGACGAGCTGCTTGTACGCCGACTTCACCGCGGCCTTGTCGGTGATCCACATGCCGTTGGCGTCGGCGCCGTTGCCGGGGGCGTCGGGCGCCTCCTTGTACCAGAGCACCTTGGACTCGCCGGCCTGGCGGCCCTCGTTGAGGTCCTCGGTGCCCTGGCCGCCGTCGCCGCTGCCGTCACCCGGGTTGACCGGGGCGCCGGAGGCGGAGGCGGAGGGCTTGGCGTCGTCGGTCGGCTTGGCGACGGGCTCCTTGTCGTCCCCGCCGGCGACCGCGAAGACGGTCCCGCCGATGACGAGCAGCGCGGCGACCGCGGCGCCGATGACGAGGGCGGGCCGGCCCCTGAAGGGGTTGCGCGAGCCGGAGCCGGGCGGCGGGGTGCCGGGCCCGCCCGGGTACTGCGGCTGGGGCGGATAGCCGTATCCGGGCTGCTGCCCGTAGGAACCAGGCGGTTGCGGCTGACCGTACGGGCCGGGCTGAGCGGCGCCGGGAGCACCGTAGGGACCGGGCTGGCCCGGCTGACCGTAGGGTCCCGGCTGACCGTACGGACCCGGCTGGGCGTAGGGGCCGGAGGGCTGCTGCGGCTGGCCGTACCCCGGCTGCGGGGCGGCCGGGGGCGGCTCCGGATAGCCGTACCCGGGCTGCGGCGGAGGGTCGGCGGGCGGGCCCTGCGGCGGCTGCGGCGCGCCGAAGCCGTCCTGCTGCGGCGGCTGTTGCTGTGGCGCTCCGAAATCGCCTTGTGGCGCTCCGAAACCGTCCTGCGGCGGCTGGTTGGGCGGCTGAGTCATCAGCGGTTCCCCCGTTCGATCACTGATTTTTAGCCACGCCCTGAGGTACGTAATGGACCCAGAGTCGTATCAGAAAGTTCTCAGACGGCTCTTTCTATCACTCTGCACCGACAGCGCACCGGGCCGTGTCCTCCCCTGTTCCCAAGGGAGGACCGGCCCGTGATACCCCCGTTATCGGCCTTCACGCACCCTTCACGCGTCCTCGGCGAGTTCCAGCCACCGAAGCTCCAGTTCCTCGCGCTCACCGGTCAAGTCGCGAAGCCCGGCGTCGAGTTCGGCCACTTTCGCGAAGTCCGTGGCGTTATCGGCGATCTGTGCGTGCAGCCTGGCCTCCTTCTCGGAGAGCTTGTCCAGCTGCCGTTCGATCTTCTGGAGCTCCTTCTTGGCGGCGCGCTGGTCGGCCGCGCTCTTCTCGGCGACGGGCTTGCCGGCGACCGGCGCCGACGCCGCGGCCGCCTCCTCCATCCGGCGGCGGCGCTCCAGGTACTCGTCGATGCCGCGCGGGAGCATCCGCAGGGTGGCGTCGCCCAGGAGGGCGAAGACGCGGTCGGTGGTGCGCTCGACGAAGAACCGGTCGTGGGAGATGACGATCATCGAGCCGGGCCAGCCGTCGAGGACGTCCTCCAGCTGGGTCAGGGTCTCGATGTCGAGGTCGTTGGTGGGCTCGTCGAGGAAGAGGACGTTGGGCTCGTCCATCAGCAGCCGCAGGAGCTGGAGCCGGCGGCGCTCACCGCCGGACAGGTCGCCGACCGGCGTCCACTGCTTGTCCTTGTTGAAGCCGAACGTCTCGCACAGCTGCCCGGCGGTCATCTCGCGCCCCTTGCCGAGGTCGACGCGCTCACGCACCTGCTGGACGGCCTCCAGCACCCGCAGCTTCGGGTCGAGCTCGCCGACCTCCTGGGAGAGGTAGGCCAGCTTGACCGTCCTGCCCACGACGACCCGGCCGGCGGCGGGCTGGGCCTCGCCCTCGGTGCGGGCGGCCTCGGTCATGGCCCGCAGCAGGGACGTCTTGCCCGCGCCGTTGACACCGACGAGACCGATGCGGTCGCCGGGCCCGAGCTGCCAGGTGATGTGCTTGAGCAGCACCTTGGGTCCGGCCTGGACGGTCACGTCCTCCAGGTCGAAGACGGTCCTGCCGAGCCGCGAGGAGGCGAACTTCATCAGCTCGCTGCTGTCCCGGGGCGGCGGCACGTCCGCGATGAGCTCGTTGGCGGCCTCGACGCGGAAGCGCGGCTTGGACGTCCGGGCGGGGGCGCCGCGCCGCAGCCACGCCAGCTCCTTGCGGACCAGGTTCTGCCGCTTGGTCTCCTCGGTGGCGGCGATGCGCTCGCGCTCGGCACGCGCGAAGACGTAGTCGGAGTAGCCGCCCTCGTACTCGTGGACGGCGCCCTTCTGCACGTCCCACATGCGCGTGCAGACCTGGTCGAGGAACCACCGGTCGTGGGTGACGCACACGAGCGCGGACCGGCGCTCGCGCAGATGCTGGGCGAGCCAGGCGATGCCCTCCACGTCGAGGTGGTTGGTGGGCTCGTCCAGGACGATCAGGTCCTGCTCGTCGATGAGCAGCTTGGCGAGCGCGATACGGCGGCGCTCACCGCCGGAGAGCGGGCCGATGACGGTGTCGAGTCCCTGCGGGAAGCCGGGCAGGTCGAGCCCGCCGAACAGGCCGGTCAGCACGTCGCGGATCTTCGCGTTGCCGGCCCACTCGTGGTCGGCCAGGTCCCGGATGACCTCGTGCCGGACGGTGGCGGCCGGGTCGAGGGAGTCGTGCTGGGTCAGGACGCCGAGGCGCAGCCCGCCGGAGTGCGTGACGCGTCCGGTGTCGGTCTCCTCCAGCTTGGCCAGCATCCGGATCAGGGTGGTCTTGCCGTCGCCGTTGCGGCCCACGACGCCGATGCGATCACCCTCGGAGACGCCGAGCGAAACACCGTCCAGCAGGGCACGCGTGCCGTACACCTTGCTGACGTTCTCGACATTGACCAGGTTGACGGCCATTTCTCTCCTGACAGGGGGGACGATCGACCCTCCAGAGTAGTCGGGCGGGCGGTCCCCCCTTCAAACAAGGCCGTACGCCCCGGTGGCCGGGGGTTCAGCGCCCCGGGGCCACCACGGTGGCTCCCGGCACCGGACCCGACGCCGTGCGCACCGTCCGGCACGTCCCGGACGTCCGCAGCGCCTCGGCCACCTGCCGTGCCGACTCCTCCTCGCGCGCGAGGAACGCCGTGGTCGGGCCCGAGCCCGAGACCAGCGCGGCGAGGGCACCGGCGGCGCGGCCCGCGGCGAGGGTGCCGGCGAGTTCCGGGAAGAGGGAGAGGGCGGCGGGCTGGAGGTCGTTGGAGACGGCGGCGGCGAGCGCGTCCGGGTCGCCCTTCGCGAGGGCGTCGAGCAGTTCCTGGGAGGCGACCGGTTCGGGGACGTCGAGTGTCTCGGTGAGCCGGTCGAACTCCCGGAAGACGGCCGGGGTCGACAGTCCGCGCTCCGCCATCGCGAACACCCAGTGGAAGCTGCCGCCGACCTCCAGGCCGGTGAGCCGCTCGCCGCGTCCGGTGCCGAGTGCGGCCCCGCCGACCAGGCTGAACGGCACGTCGCTGCCCAACTCGGCGCAGATGTCGAGGAGTTCCTCGCGCGAGGCGTTGGTGCCCCACAGCTCGTCGCAGGCCAGCAGCGCGCCCGCGCCGTCCGCGCTGCCGCCCGCCATGCCGCCGGCGACGGGGATGTCCTTGGCGATGTGGAGATGGACGGCGGGTTCCAGGCCGTGCCGCCCCGCGAGGGCGATCGCCGCGCGGGCCGCCAGGTTCGTGCGGTCCAGGGGCACCTGGCCGGCGTCCGGACCGGAGCAGGTGACGCGCAGTGCGTCGGCCGGGGTCGCCGTCACCTCGTCGTGGAGGCCGACCGCGAGGAAGACGTTGGCCAGGTCGTGGAAGCCGTCGGGCCGGGCGGCGCCGACCGCGAGCTGGACGTTGACCTTGGCGGGGACGCGGACGGTGACGCTCACGGGTGGGTCTGCTCCTCGGTGTCGTGGCCGACGCGGTTCTCCGCGATGCGGGCGAACTCCTCCACCGTGATGGCCTCTCCGCGCGCCTGCGGCGAGACCCCCGCGGCGACCAGGGCGGCCTCGGCGGCGGCCGCCGATCCCGCCCAGCCGGCGAGCGCGGCCCGCAGGGTCTTGCGGCGCTGGGCGAACGCGGCGTCCACGACGGCGAAGACCTCGCGCCTGGACGCGGTGGTCTTCAGCGGTTCGGTCCGCCGCACCAGCGAGACCAGCCCGCTGTCGACGTTCGGGGCCGGCCAGAAGACGGTGCGCCCGATGGACCCGGCCCGCTTGACCTCGGCGTACCAGTTGGCCTTGACCGAGGGGACGCCGTACACCTTCGAACCGGGCCCGGCGGCGAGCCGGTCGGCGACCTCCGCCTGGACCATCACGAGGGTGCGCTCGATGGTGGGGAAGGTCTCCAGCATGTGCAGCAGGACCGGCACGGCCACGTTGTACGGCAGGTTCGCGACCAGCGTGGTCGGGGCGGGCCCGGGCAGCTCGGTCACGTGCATCGCGTCGGTGTGCACCAGCGCGAAACGCTCCGCGCGCTCCGGCATCCGCGCGGCGACCGTGGCGGGCAGCGCGCCGGCGAGGACGTCGTCGATCTCCACGGCGGTGACCCGGTCGGCCACCTCCAGCAGGGCCAGGGTGAGCGAGCCGAGTCCGGGTCCCACCTCGACCACCACGTCGTCGGGGCGGACGTCCGCGGTGCGCACGATCCGGCGGACCGTGTTCGCGTCGATCACGAAGTTCTGGCCGCGCTGCTTGGTCGGACGCACGCCGAGGGCCGCCGCGAGTTCGCGGACGTCGGCGGGCCCGAGGAGGGCGTCGGGGGCGGGGCTGCTGCTCACGGCGACAAGGGTACGGGGCGGCGGGGCCGCCGCTCACCCGTGCAGTCGCCGCCCGCAGTGCGGCCAGGGGCTCGCTCCCCGCTGGACGTACAGCTTCTTCGCGCGGAAGGTCTGCTCGGAGGCCGAGGCGTCCTGCGGGCGGCCGGCGCCGCCGAGGCTCTGCCAGGTCCGGGTGTCGAACTGGTAGAGCCCGCCGTACGTCCCCGACGGGTCGACCGCGCCCGGGCGGCCGCCGGACTCGCAGGCGGCCAGTGACTGCCAGTTCAGGCCGTCCGCGCCCTGCACGGAGGTCGGCATCGGCTTCGTGCCGACCTTGACCACCCGGGTGCGCGGCTCCCGCACCACCTCGGTGCGCAGCCGCCGTGGCTTCTGCCTGACGCCGTTGACGGTCCGCAGGGAGTACGTGACCCGCCTGAGTCCCACCTGTCCGGCCCGCTCGACGACCTCGGTGCCCCTGAACAGGGAGGGGTCCTCGGTCCGCTCCACCTCGAAGGGGATCGCCTCCTCCCGGACCTCCTTCGTGCCGGTGATCCGGAGCACGGTGACGGTCTGGCCGTCGCGCGGGAAGCTGTCGGGCCCGACGGAGGTGGTGTCCTGGCCGCGCAGGGTGATCCCGGCCTCCTGGACGGCCTCGCGCACGGTCGCCGCGTTGGTGCGGATGGTGCGGGCCCGGCCGTCGGCCATGATCGTCACGGAGCGCTCGGTGCGCACGTCCAGCGCGAGCCCCTCGCGGCCGATGGGCCGGGAGCGCGAGGTCGACAGATACGCGCCCTCGGCCCGCACCCCCAGCTGTTCGAGCGCCCCCTCGACCGTGCGCGCCGTCGTCCACACCTCGCGCCGCTGTCCGTCGAGCGTGAGCCGTACGGGGCGCCCGAAGCGGACCGCGACCTCGTCGCCGCTGGCGAGCTCCTCGCCGGGGGCGGGGGCGACCACGTCGTGCGCGCCCACCTCCACGCCCTCCTCGGCGAGCAGCTCGGTCACGTCGTCCGCGAAGGTGTGCAGCGTGCGCGGCTTGCCGTCGACGCTCAGCTCGATCGCCTTGTCCTTGGCGACGAACGCGGAGGTGCCGCCCGCGAGGAACGCCACGACCAGCGCCTGCGGGACCAGCCGGCGCATCGTGCTGTCCGAGCGCTCCGCGGAGCGGGCCCGGCGCCTGCGCGCCGACCGTCCTCCCACTGCGGCTGGCAGCGCGTCCGCGGGCGCCCGCTGCGCGGTCCGCGGCGGCGGCGCCTCGTAGGCCGGCCGGTAGGTGTCCTCGTAGGTCCCCGGCGCCACGTGCACTCCGTACGCGAGGGTCTCGGCGGCGTGCAGATCGGCCGGGGGCGCGTCATAGCCGCCGGGGGCCGGTGGTGCGTACGGCGCGGTCGGGCCGTACGCCTCGTATGTCTCGTACGTCTCGTACTGCGAACTGCTCACGCGGACACGCTCCAGGGTCCGGATCGGGCCCACAGAACCTAGCGGAGCGACCGTCACTCTCCAAAGCGGCCCGACTACTCGCAGTCACGTTCGAGAGGTTCAGTAGCCGAACGCGCGTGCCGTGTTTTCCGCGAGTGCCGACGCC
Proteins encoded in this region:
- a CDS encoding collagen-like protein — translated: MTQPPNQPPQDGFGAPQGDFGAPQQQPPQQDGFGAPQPPQGPPADPPPQPGYGYPEPPPAAPQPGYGQPQQPSGPYAQPGPYGQPGPYGQPGQPGPYGAPGAAQPGPYGQPQPPGSYGQQPGYGYPPQPQYPGGPGTPPPGSGSRNPFRGRPALVIGAAVAALLVIGGTVFAVAGGDDKEPVAKPTDDAKPSASASGAPVNPGDGSGDGGQGTEDLNEGRQAGESKVLWYKEAPDAPGNGADANGMWITDKAAVKSAYKQLVAYNVGDGRPTWAPITFPAEICAVTPQKTSDDTIVVAYKNGTTDRAKCNLLQQVDLNTGAKGWSGEVTDGAAFDSAIQVSLTLSGNTLMVGRSQSGTAYDARTGKKLFDKKRYGDACFPSSFAGGARLISVASCDAGQDTEHDEVQELDPTTGKVRWTQKFDKGWRVEKTYSVDPLVVYSTNDDKNAWNIATFTAAGKFRSQVAFDEEFAPDCGGGIALTGDLEGCRGVAADANTLYLPTEATSGANEIVAINLSDGKAKWRVKSPVAESMQPMKIEGGKLIAYVEASYDAGGRIVSIPTTGAKHTPTTLLQNPQGIAEIESGFYSKEVDWVGGRFYLSTSRLSGNDDTKEKLMLAYGK
- a CDS encoding ABC-F family ATP-binding cassette domain-containing protein — encoded protein: MAVNLVNVENVSKVYGTRALLDGVSLGVSEGDRIGVVGRNGDGKTTLIRMLAKLEETDTGRVTHSGGLRLGVLTQHDSLDPAATVRHEVIRDLADHEWAGNAKIRDVLTGLFGGLDLPGFPQGLDTVIGPLSGGERRRIALAKLLIDEQDLIVLDEPTNHLDVEGIAWLAQHLRERRSALVCVTHDRWFLDQVCTRMWDVQKGAVHEYEGGYSDYVFARAERERIAATEETKRQNLVRKELAWLRRGAPARTSKPRFRVEAANELIADVPPPRDSSELMKFASSRLGRTVFDLEDVTVQAGPKVLLKHITWQLGPGDRIGLVGVNGAGKTSLLRAMTEAARTEGEAQPAAGRVVVGRTVKLAYLSQEVGELDPKLRVLEAVQQVRERVDLGKGREMTAGQLCETFGFNKDKQWTPVGDLSGGERRRLQLLRLLMDEPNVLFLDEPTNDLDIETLTQLEDVLDGWPGSMIVISHDRFFVERTTDRVFALLGDATLRMLPRGIDEYLERRRRMEEAAAASAPVAGKPVAEKSAADQRAAKKELQKIERQLDKLSEKEARLHAQIADNATDFAKVAELDAGLRDLTGEREELELRWLELAEDA
- a CDS encoding 4-(cytidine 5'-diphospho)-2-C-methyl-D-erythritol kinase; the encoded protein is MSVTVRVPAKVNVQLAVGAARPDGFHDLANVFLAVGLHDEVTATPADALRVTCSGPDAGQVPLDRTNLAARAAIALAGRHGLEPAVHLHIAKDIPVAGGMAGGSADGAGALLACDELWGTNASREELLDICAELGSDVPFSLVGGAALGTGRGERLTGLEVGGSFHWVFAMAERGLSTPAVFREFDRLTETLDVPEPVASQELLDALAKGDPDALAAAVSNDLQPAALSLFPELAGTLAAGRAAGALAALVSGSGPTTAFLAREEESARQVAEALRTSGTCRTVRTASGPVPGATVVAPGR
- a CDS encoding resuscitation-promoting factor codes for the protein MSSSQYETYETYEAYGPTAPYAPPAPGGYDAPPADLHAAETLAYGVHVAPGTYEDTYRPAYEAPPPRTAQRAPADALPAAVGGRSARRRRARSAERSDSTMRRLVPQALVVAFLAGGTSAFVAKDKAIELSVDGKPRTLHTFADDVTELLAEEGVEVGAHDVVAPAPGEELASGDEVAVRFGRPVRLTLDGQRREVWTTARTVEGALEQLGVRAEGAYLSTSRSRPIGREGLALDVRTERSVTIMADGRARTIRTNAATVREAVQEAGITLRGQDTTSVGPDSFPRDGQTVTVLRITGTKEVREEAIPFEVERTEDPSLFRGTEVVERAGQVGLRRVTYSLRTVNGVRQKPRRLRTEVVREPRTRVVKVGTKPMPTSVQGADGLNWQSLAACESGGRPGAVDPSGTYGGLYQFDTRTWQSLGGAGRPQDASASEQTFRAKKLYVQRGASPWPHCGRRLHG
- the rsmA gene encoding 16S rRNA (adenine(1518)-N(6)/adenine(1519)-N(6))-dimethyltransferase RsmA, yielding MSSSPAPDALLGPADVRELAAALGVRPTKQRGQNFVIDANTVRRIVRTADVRPDDVVVEVGPGLGSLTLALLEVADRVTAVEIDDVLAGALPATVAARMPERAERFALVHTDAMHVTELPGPAPTTLVANLPYNVAVPVLLHMLETFPTIERTLVMVQAEVADRLAAGPGSKVYGVPSVKANWYAEVKRAGSIGRTVFWPAPNVDSGLVSLVRRTEPLKTTASRREVFAVVDAAFAQRRKTLRAALAGWAGSAAAAEAALVAAGVSPQARGEAITVEEFARIAENRVGHDTEEQTHP